Proteins co-encoded in one Pyxidicoccus xibeiensis genomic window:
- a CDS encoding hydroxymethylglutaryl-CoA reductase, degradative: MSDDRVKTLQVMRTSRLSGFYRQSPERRRARLVEARWVTPEDAEGLAGLAGFDEACADAMVENVVGIHGLPLGVALNFVVDGRERLIPMAVEEPSIIAAASYAARLCAESGGFTVEADPPITTAQVELLDVPSLEDARAALHAHLALLLAESDALIPAMCERGGGTRELEVRVLDATTLVVHLHIDTRDAMGANCVNSVAEGMAPRLAALTGARPGLKILTNLADRRKVHVRARVPVSALVSDGFTDGAAVRDGILAAHRFAELDPYRAVTHNKGVMNGVDAVLVACGNDWRAVEAGAHAWAARSGGYRPLTTWRAGGDGALEGELLMPLATSTAGGAARTHPGVQRALKLARVSGAVDLAALAGAAGLATNLAALKALSTDGIQKGHMALHARRVAAEAGARGELIEIVAERLAHERVYRPERAREILAAEVARRKEARG, from the coding sequence ATGAGCGACGACCGCGTGAAGACTCTTCAAGTGATGCGCACCTCGCGGCTGTCGGGCTTCTACCGCCAGTCCCCGGAGCGGAGGCGGGCGCGGCTGGTGGAGGCGCGCTGGGTGACGCCCGAGGACGCGGAAGGCCTGGCCGGGCTCGCCGGCTTCGACGAGGCGTGCGCGGACGCCATGGTGGAGAACGTCGTCGGCATCCACGGGCTGCCGCTGGGCGTGGCGCTCAACTTCGTGGTGGACGGCCGCGAGCGGCTCATCCCCATGGCGGTGGAGGAGCCCTCCATCATCGCCGCGGCCTCCTACGCCGCGCGGCTGTGCGCGGAGAGCGGCGGCTTCACGGTGGAGGCGGACCCGCCCATCACCACCGCGCAGGTGGAGCTGCTGGACGTGCCATCGCTGGAGGACGCGCGCGCGGCGCTGCACGCCCACCTGGCGCTGCTGCTGGCGGAGTCGGACGCGCTGATTCCCGCGATGTGCGAGCGGGGCGGCGGCACGCGCGAGCTGGAGGTGCGGGTGCTGGACGCCACCACGCTGGTGGTTCATCTGCACATCGACACGCGGGATGCGATGGGCGCCAACTGCGTCAACTCCGTGGCGGAGGGCATGGCGCCCAGGCTGGCGGCGCTGACGGGGGCGCGGCCGGGCCTGAAGATCCTCACCAACCTCGCGGACCGCCGGAAGGTGCACGTCCGGGCGCGGGTGCCGGTGTCGGCGCTGGTGTCCGACGGCTTCACGGACGGCGCGGCGGTGCGCGACGGAATCCTGGCGGCGCACCGCTTCGCGGAGCTGGACCCGTACCGGGCCGTCACCCACAACAAGGGCGTGATGAACGGCGTGGACGCGGTGCTGGTGGCGTGCGGCAACGACTGGCGCGCGGTGGAGGCGGGGGCGCACGCGTGGGCGGCGCGCTCGGGTGGCTACCGGCCGCTGACCACGTGGCGCGCGGGTGGGGATGGCGCGCTGGAGGGCGAGCTGCTGATGCCGCTGGCCACGTCCACGGCGGGCGGCGCGGCGCGCACGCACCCGGGCGTGCAGCGGGCGCTGAAGCTGGCGCGGGTGTCGGGGGCGGTGGACCTGGCGGCCCTGGCCGGGGCGGCGGGGCTGGCCACCAACCTGGCGGCGCTCAAGGCGCTGTCGACCGACGGCATCCAGAAGGGCCACATGGCGCTGCACGCGCGGCGCGTGGCGGCGGAGGCGGGCGCGCGGGGCGAGCTCATCGAAATCGTCGCCGAGCGGCTGGCCCACGAGCGCGTCTACCGGCCGGAGCGGGCGCGGGAAATCCTCGCGGCGGAAGTCGCGCGGCGGAAGGAGGCCCGGGGATGA
- a CDS encoding polyprenyl synthetase family protein, giving the protein MALTLRNARPGVGALPLEQAWLQLVQTEVEAALGELFELPDEANLDPRWTRAMVQARAYTLRPAKRLRPALVMAGHSLARGTTAVPSELWRFAAGLELLHTFLLIHDDVADQGELRRGGLALHRLLAPGRPGEDLAVVVGDHLFARSLEAMLSSGLKGVPRVVQYYLGVCRHTAAGQYLDLDLGRAPLADVTLFQTLRVAYLKTARYGFCAPLVCGAMLGGATPELIEGLERVGRHVGLAYQLRDDLIGLFGNSDVAGKAADGDFVQGKRTFPVLAAYARAGTTARAELEALWALPVERKDEAALARARALVEECGGRAACERMVDRASRAARRALQTLPNPNGVRDLLDALIARLARRAA; this is encoded by the coding sequence ATGGCTCTCACGCTTCGCAACGCCCGGCCGGGGGTCGGCGCGCTTCCTCTGGAGCAGGCCTGGCTGCAGCTCGTGCAGACGGAAGTGGAGGCCGCCCTCGGGGAGCTCTTCGAGCTTCCCGATGAGGCCAATCTGGACCCTCGCTGGACGCGGGCCATGGTGCAGGCCCGGGCGTACACGCTGCGGCCGGCCAAGCGGCTGCGTCCCGCGCTCGTCATGGCGGGGCACAGCCTGGCGAGGGGCACCACGGCGGTTCCCTCGGAGCTGTGGCGTTTCGCGGCGGGGCTGGAGCTGCTGCACACCTTCCTCCTCATCCACGACGACGTGGCGGACCAGGGGGAGCTGCGGCGTGGAGGGCTCGCGCTGCACCGGCTGCTGGCCCCCGGGCGCCCCGGTGAGGACCTGGCAGTGGTCGTGGGGGACCACCTCTTCGCCCGCTCGTTGGAGGCGATGCTCTCCTCCGGCCTGAAGGGCGTGCCGCGGGTGGTGCAGTACTACCTGGGCGTGTGCCGCCACACCGCGGCCGGGCAGTACCTGGACCTGGACCTGGGGCGCGCGCCGCTGGCGGACGTCACCCTCTTCCAGACGCTGCGCGTGGCCTACTTGAAGACGGCGCGCTACGGCTTCTGCGCCCCGCTGGTGTGCGGCGCCATGCTGGGCGGCGCCACGCCGGAGCTGATTGAGGGCCTGGAGCGCGTGGGCCGCCACGTGGGGCTCGCCTACCAGCTGCGGGACGACCTCATCGGCCTCTTCGGCAACTCGGACGTGGCCGGCAAGGCCGCGGACGGTGACTTCGTCCAGGGCAAGCGCACCTTCCCGGTGCTGGCCGCCTATGCGCGCGCCGGCACCACGGCCCGCGCGGAGCTGGAGGCGCTGTGGGCGCTGCCGGTGGAGCGCAAGGACGAGGCCGCCCTGGCGCGGGCCCGCGCGCTCGTAGAGGAGTGCGGAGGCCGCGCCGCGTGTGAGCGCATGGTGGACCGGGCCTCGCGCGCCGCGCGACGCGCGCTGCAGACGTTGCCCAATCCCAACGGTGTGAGGGACTTGCTGGACGCCCTCATCGCCCGCCTGGCGCGTCGCGCCGCTTGA
- a CDS encoding phytoene desaturase family protein — MKAMRVAVVGGGIGGLTAAGLLAKEGHAVTLFEGGASLGGKAQAVTVDGITLDTGPTLLTLPELVRGTFERLDAADLMPELTELEPQCGYRFSDGCGFTAYKDLDRMAESACELRPSERRGVRGFYEEAAAIWRAAGEPYLEAPFEGMAGFMTRVARRGVGAVMAGMKMSTLHDLSLRHFKTDHMHQYVGRFATYAGASPYEASAAFALIPHIEHAFGVHHARGGVGALVESLGQAVRRQGVTVHLNTRARFERTGGGYRVGPQGEAEPYDSVVVNADPLESLRRVDEPLALSGFVLLLEVDGRPVLPHHQVLFGGDYRREFDELFSGQLASDPTVYFCNPSATDSTMAPPGRTGVFVMVNAPALPVGEARAEQAARGWELGAERAKAQMFEKLYQHFPELRGRTRVIGQRTPVDLAAQGAPGGSIYGFLPHGKFGPFRRPRIRGCTPGLFFAGGGTHPGGGVPLVMLSGRFAAEMASQHLRRSA; from the coding sequence ATGAAGGCCATGCGCGTCGCGGTCGTCGGCGGTGGAATCGGGGGCCTCACGGCCGCCGGGCTGCTGGCGAAGGAAGGGCATGCGGTGACGCTCTTCGAGGGCGGCGCCTCGCTGGGCGGCAAGGCCCAGGCCGTCACCGTGGACGGCATCACCCTGGACACCGGGCCCACGCTGCTGACGCTGCCGGAGCTGGTGCGGGGCACCTTCGAGCGGCTGGACGCGGCGGACCTGATGCCCGAGCTCACGGAGCTGGAGCCACAGTGTGGCTACCGCTTCTCGGACGGGTGCGGCTTCACTGCGTACAAGGACCTGGACCGCATGGCGGAGAGCGCGTGCGAGCTGCGGCCGAGCGAGCGGCGCGGCGTGCGCGGCTTCTACGAGGAGGCCGCGGCCATCTGGCGGGCCGCGGGCGAGCCGTACCTGGAGGCGCCCTTCGAGGGCATGGCCGGCTTCATGACGCGGGTGGCGCGGCGGGGCGTGGGCGCCGTCATGGCGGGGATGAAGATGAGCACCCTGCATGACCTGTCGCTGAGGCACTTCAAGACGGACCACATGCACCAGTACGTGGGCCGCTTCGCCACGTACGCGGGCGCCTCGCCCTACGAGGCGAGCGCGGCCTTCGCGCTGATTCCGCACATCGAGCATGCCTTCGGCGTGCACCACGCGCGCGGCGGAGTGGGCGCGCTGGTGGAGTCGCTGGGCCAGGCGGTGCGGCGGCAGGGCGTGACGGTGCACCTCAACACGCGCGCCCGCTTCGAGCGCACCGGCGGCGGCTACCGCGTGGGCCCCCAGGGCGAGGCGGAGCCGTACGACAGCGTGGTGGTGAACGCGGACCCGCTGGAGAGCCTGCGCCGGGTGGACGAGCCGCTGGCGCTGTCCGGCTTCGTGCTGCTGCTGGAGGTGGACGGCCGTCCCGTGCTGCCGCACCATCAGGTGCTCTTCGGCGGCGACTACCGGCGCGAGTTCGACGAGCTGTTCAGCGGGCAGCTCGCGTCGGACCCCACGGTGTACTTCTGCAACCCGTCCGCGACGGACTCCACCATGGCGCCGCCGGGGCGCACGGGGGTGTTCGTCATGGTGAATGCGCCGGCGCTGCCCGTGGGCGAGGCGCGGGCGGAGCAGGCGGCGCGCGGCTGGGAGCTGGGGGCGGAGCGGGCGAAGGCGCAGATGTTCGAGAAGCTCTACCAGCACTTCCCGGAGCTGCGGGGCCGCACGCGTGTCATCGGCCAGCGCACGCCGGTGGACCTGGCGGCGCAGGGGGCTCCGGGCGGCTCCATCTACGGCTTCCTTCCGCACGGGAAGTTCGGTCCCTTCCGCCGGCCGCGCATCCGCGGCTGCACGCCGGGCCTGTTCTTCGCGGGCGGAGGGACGCACCCGGGCGGAGGGGTGCCGCTGGTGATGCTGTCGGGGCGCTTCGCGGCGGAGATGGCATCGCAGCACCTTCGGAGGAGCGCATGA
- a CDS encoding alpha/beta hydrolase-fold protein produces the protein MDAKTLEARARTEGGPVIDGDTATFIWRGRGPVSLAGDFQDWRGPPLPFERVGPGLWARSLTLPRDAYVEYALVDSRGQRQKDAFNPRLSDNGFGDFNHCFYMPEGGPPDVLQRPRGCPRGKVTKHWVETVDMAVGGRRQVALYAPPVHGPVPLMVVLDGDDYLRRAKLPEVVDALMARGLMRPVALALVANGGEARSVEYTCSEYTVDFLLRRVLPLAREELSLVDEKQEPGAHAVLGSSFGGLMALFAGLRAPEVFGRVLAQSGGFAVDGRDFVVFDLARQAARRPLDVWMDCGRFEVLLECNQRMAPLLAASGHRVEYREYNGGHNYPAWRDDVWHGLSWLYPVKPAKRR, from the coding sequence ATGGACGCGAAGACGCTGGAGGCGAGGGCCCGCACCGAGGGGGGCCCCGTCATCGACGGAGACACCGCTACCTTTATATGGCGCGGGCGGGGGCCCGTGTCCCTCGCCGGAGACTTCCAGGACTGGCGGGGCCCGCCCCTGCCCTTCGAGCGCGTGGGCCCCGGGCTGTGGGCCCGCTCGTTGACGCTGCCGCGCGACGCGTATGTGGAGTACGCGCTCGTCGACTCGCGCGGGCAGCGGCAGAAGGACGCCTTCAACCCGCGCCTGTCCGACAACGGCTTCGGCGACTTCAACCACTGCTTCTACATGCCGGAGGGGGGCCCGCCCGACGTCCTCCAGCGCCCGCGCGGGTGTCCCCGGGGCAAGGTGACGAAGCATTGGGTGGAGACGGTGGACATGGCGGTGGGCGGCCGGCGTCAGGTGGCCCTTTACGCGCCGCCCGTGCACGGGCCGGTGCCGCTGATGGTGGTGCTGGACGGGGACGACTACCTGCGCCGCGCGAAGCTGCCGGAGGTGGTGGACGCGCTGATGGCGCGTGGCCTGATGCGCCCGGTGGCGCTGGCGCTGGTGGCCAACGGCGGTGAGGCGCGCAGCGTGGAGTACACGTGCAGCGAGTACACCGTGGACTTCCTGCTGCGGCGCGTGCTGCCGCTGGCGCGCGAGGAATTGTCACTGGTGGACGAGAAGCAGGAGCCCGGCGCGCATGCGGTGCTGGGCTCGTCCTTCGGCGGGCTGATGGCGCTGTTCGCGGGACTCCGGGCCCCGGAGGTCTTCGGGCGGGTGCTGGCCCAGTCGGGCGGCTTCGCCGTGGACGGGCGGGACTTCGTCGTCTTCGACCTGGCGCGGCAAGCGGCCCGCCGCCCGCTGGACGTGTGGATGGACTGCGGCCGCTTCGAGGTGCTCCTGGAGTGCAACCAACGCATGGCGCCATTGCTCGCCGCGTCGGGCCACCGGGTGGAGTACCGGGAGTACAACGGAGGGCACAACTACCCGGCCTGGCGGGACGACGTGTGGCACGGGCTGAGCTGGCTGTACCCCGTGAAGCCCGCCAAGCGCCGGTAG
- a CDS encoding TIGR01777 family oxidoreductase, with protein sequence MKVALTGATGFLGPGLVQRLLARGHAVHVLARNVEQALGKLPGGVTGAAYDAMRPLPPEALAGVEAVVHLAGEPVAQRWTKDAKHRIHDSRVVGTRQLVDAMMDAGTVKRFVSASAIGYYGGTRGAEPLTEESAPGDDFLAQVCRGWEAEALRAREAGIRTAIVRMGVVLHPNGGALHKMLPPFRIGAGGPVGSGKQYVSWVHREDALDLLAFVLEQPTLEGPVNATAPEPATNLDFAHALGHALGRPSVVHVPAFMLKAAMGEMAKVALEGQRVLPKRAQEAGFSFRHPALEAALRDLLT encoded by the coding sequence GTGAAGGTCGCCCTCACCGGCGCCACGGGCTTTTTGGGGCCCGGGCTTGTCCAACGTTTGTTGGCTCGGGGACACGCGGTGCACGTGCTCGCCCGAAACGTTGAACAGGCCCTGGGCAAGCTGCCCGGCGGGGTGACGGGTGCGGCCTATGACGCCATGAGGCCCCTGCCCCCGGAGGCGCTGGCGGGCGTGGAGGCCGTCGTCCACCTGGCGGGCGAGCCGGTGGCGCAGCGGTGGACGAAGGACGCGAAGCATCGCATCCACGACAGCCGGGTGGTGGGCACGCGCCAGCTGGTGGACGCGATGATGGACGCGGGCACGGTGAAGCGCTTCGTGTCTGCGTCGGCCATCGGCTACTACGGCGGCACGCGCGGGGCGGAGCCGCTGACGGAGGAGAGCGCGCCGGGGGACGACTTCCTCGCGCAGGTGTGCCGGGGCTGGGAGGCGGAGGCGCTGCGGGCGCGCGAGGCGGGCATCCGCACGGCGATAGTGCGCATGGGCGTGGTGCTGCACCCGAACGGCGGCGCGCTGCACAAGATGCTGCCGCCCTTCCGCATCGGCGCGGGCGGCCCGGTGGGCAGCGGCAAGCAGTACGTGAGCTGGGTGCACCGCGAGGACGCGCTCGACCTGCTGGCCTTCGTGCTGGAGCAGCCGACGCTGGAGGGGCCCGTGAATGCCACGGCGCCGGAGCCCGCCACCAACCTGGACTTCGCGCACGCGCTGGGACACGCGCTGGGGCGGCCGTCGGTGGTGCACGTGCCGGCCTTCATGCTCAAGGCGGCGATGGGGGAGATGGCGAAGGTGGCGCTGGAGGGCCAGCGCGTGCTGCCGAAGCGGGCGCAGGAGGCGGGCTTCTCCTTCCGTCACCCTGCTTTGGAGGCGGCACTCCGCGACCTGCTGACTTAG
- a CDS encoding phytoene/squalene synthase family protein, with protein MNSHDDGQLVEQGYRLAKDVTRHHAKSFFFASYLLFGQRRKAAFALYAFCRRLDDLVDGDGENVVPIDLSVRLAKARQMVAEVYLPLPELASTELGSPAERLMAAQAQSPWDAGEFAALKHTVRHYGIPEQPFQDLISGMEMDLTKSRYSTWEELDLYCYRVAGVVGLMLTPVLGCADVKAAQPAADLGRAMQLTNILRDVREDLERGRVYLPAEELAAFGLTEDDLRRGVVDGRWRDFMRFQVERSRAYYAKAAAGVHYLTGFGSQRMVRLMGAIYGDILRDIEARDYDVFSARAHVTTRRKLALATAAFVRPGTVLPVPRGEVRMPLLPTGTGG; from the coding sequence ATGAACTCGCACGACGACGGGCAGCTCGTGGAGCAGGGCTACCGGCTGGCGAAGGACGTCACGCGCCACCACGCCAAGAGCTTCTTCTTCGCCTCGTACCTGCTCTTCGGCCAGCGGCGGAAGGCGGCCTTCGCGCTCTATGCCTTCTGCCGGCGGCTGGACGACCTGGTGGATGGCGATGGGGAGAACGTGGTGCCCATCGACCTGTCCGTGCGGCTGGCGAAGGCGCGGCAGATGGTGGCGGAGGTGTACCTGCCCCTGCCGGAGCTGGCGTCCACGGAGCTGGGCTCTCCGGCCGAGCGGCTGATGGCGGCCCAGGCGCAGTCGCCGTGGGACGCGGGCGAGTTCGCCGCGCTGAAGCACACGGTGCGCCACTACGGGATTCCGGAGCAGCCCTTCCAGGACCTCATCTCCGGCATGGAGATGGACCTGACGAAGAGCCGCTACTCCACCTGGGAGGAGCTGGACCTCTACTGCTACCGGGTGGCGGGCGTGGTGGGGCTGATGCTGACGCCGGTGCTGGGCTGCGCGGACGTGAAGGCGGCGCAGCCGGCGGCGGACCTGGGCCGGGCCATGCAGCTCACCAACATCCTGCGCGACGTGCGCGAGGACCTGGAGCGAGGCCGCGTGTACCTGCCCGCCGAGGAGCTGGCCGCCTTCGGGCTGACGGAGGACGACCTGCGGCGCGGGGTGGTGGACGGGCGCTGGCGGGACTTCATGCGGTTCCAGGTGGAGCGCTCGCGCGCGTACTACGCGAAGGCCGCGGCCGGGGTGCACTACCTCACCGGCTTCGGCAGCCAGCGGATGGTGCGGCTGATGGGCGCCATCTACGGCGACATCCTGCGCGACATCGAGGCGCGCGACTACGACGTGTTCAGCGCGCGGGCCCACGTGACGACGCGCCGGAAGCTGGCGCTGGCGACGGCGGCCTTCGTGCGGCCCGGCACGGTGCTGCCGGTGCCCCGGGGCGAGGTGCGGATGCCGCTGCTGCCGACCGGGACGGGAGGGTGA
- a CDS encoding carotenoid 1,2-hydratase, with protein MRPPGHLAALPDEAGAYRWFYADVTAGPFSAVCIFMLGSLFSPRYSVAARRGGRPVEHSAVNFALYHEGVRRLWVLSEYARAEVESPGRLRIGRSSLTYGDGGTVRMEVDDWTAPWGRPVRASLTLEPMTPVGEVVQLMPELPHYWQALAPRAQARLDVPTLGIKADGLGYHDTNHGDELLGARLSGWHWARTHRHGETVVDYHLPDGVAPLRVVAGEGGVRCERGLTSELRPTNITGWGLRVPSRLHAGNQLVGEPRLLESSPFYARLEARQGALDSMGEVADFRRFHSPFIRWMAHFRTRMGRAA; from the coding sequence ATGAGACCGCCAGGACATCTTGCCGCGCTCCCCGACGAGGCGGGCGCCTATCGCTGGTTCTACGCCGACGTCACCGCGGGGCCCTTCAGCGCGGTGTGCATCTTCATGCTGGGCTCGCTCTTCTCGCCGCGCTACTCGGTGGCGGCGCGGCGGGGCGGGCGGCCGGTGGAGCACAGCGCGGTGAACTTCGCGCTGTACCACGAGGGCGTGCGCCGGCTGTGGGTGCTGAGCGAGTACGCGCGGGCGGAGGTGGAGTCACCGGGCCGGCTGCGCATCGGCCGCTCCTCGCTGACGTACGGGGATGGCGGCACGGTGCGGATGGAGGTGGATGACTGGACGGCGCCCTGGGGCCGGCCGGTGCGCGCCAGCCTCACGCTGGAGCCGATGACGCCCGTGGGCGAGGTGGTGCAGCTGATGCCGGAGCTGCCGCACTACTGGCAGGCGCTGGCGCCGCGCGCGCAGGCCAGGCTGGACGTGCCGACGCTGGGCATCAAGGCGGACGGGCTGGGCTACCACGACACCAACCACGGCGATGAGCTGCTGGGGGCGCGGCTGTCCGGCTGGCACTGGGCGCGCACGCACCGGCACGGTGAGACGGTGGTGGACTACCACCTGCCGGATGGCGTGGCACCGCTGCGCGTGGTGGCGGGGGAGGGAGGCGTGCGCTGTGAGCGCGGCCTCACGAGTGAGCTGCGGCCCACCAACATCACCGGCTGGGGCCTGCGCGTGCCGTCACGGCTGCACGCGGGCAACCAGCTGGTGGGCGAGCCCCGGCTGCTGGAGTCGTCGCCCTTCTACGCGCGGCTGGAGGCGCGGCAGGGGGCGCTGGACTCGATGGGCGAGGTGGCGGACTTCCGCCGCTTCCACTCGCCCTTCATCCGCTGGATGGCGCACTTCCGCACGCGCATGGGACGGGCCGCATGA
- a CDS encoding phytoene desaturase family protein, giving the protein MSARMQGRRVVVVGAGVGGLAAAARLAHQGFDVQVFEKTNGPGGRCNRLKAEGFTWDIGPTIVLMPEVFEETFRALGRRIEDYLTLLKCDPNYRVHFRDGSDVTFTSELCAMGRELERIEPGSYERYLAFLAQGRVQYRTSLDHLVGRNYDGISDYFSPKVLARIFQVRAHRRMYSDVSRYFRDDRLRAAMTFQTMYLGVSPFASPAVYGLLPFTELGVGIWFPKGGLYAIPLALERLAREEGVRFHYGAPVERILTDGGRTTGVRLAGGEVVEADAVLCNADLPYAYEKLLDPQATTLKRKEKLRYTSSGYMLYLGMKRKYPELGHHNVVFGRDYKGSFDDIFERFRVPEDPSFYVNAPTRTDASLAPEGKDALYVLVPVPHQNPGVDWKQEGPKVRAKVFARLAELGFPDLESDIEVERIFTPDDWASTFNLARGSAFGLAQNFTQIGPFRPANQDARVKNLFFVGASTQPGTGLPTVLISARLVTERLLTWARDAGVSLAPRAGEPAKLEEVAA; this is encoded by the coding sequence ATGAGTGCACGGATGCAGGGCAGGCGGGTGGTGGTGGTGGGCGCGGGCGTCGGAGGGCTCGCGGCCGCGGCCCGGCTCGCGCACCAGGGTTTCGACGTCCAGGTCTTCGAGAAGACGAACGGGCCGGGCGGGCGGTGCAACCGGCTGAAGGCAGAGGGCTTCACGTGGGACATCGGTCCCACCATCGTGCTGATGCCGGAGGTGTTCGAGGAGACCTTCCGCGCGCTCGGCCGCCGCATCGAGGACTACCTGACGCTGCTGAAGTGCGATCCGAACTATCGCGTGCACTTCAGGGATGGCTCTGACGTCACCTTCACGTCCGAGCTGTGCGCCATGGGACGCGAGCTGGAGCGAATCGAGCCCGGCAGCTACGAGCGCTATCTCGCCTTCCTGGCGCAGGGGCGCGTCCAGTACCGCACGTCGCTGGACCACCTGGTGGGCCGCAACTACGACGGCATCTCCGACTACTTCTCGCCCAAGGTGCTGGCCCGCATCTTCCAGGTGCGCGCGCACCGCCGCATGTACTCGGACGTCAGCCGCTACTTCCGCGACGACCGGCTGCGCGCGGCGATGACGTTCCAGACGATGTACCTGGGCGTGTCGCCCTTCGCGTCCCCCGCGGTCTACGGCCTGCTGCCCTTCACCGAGCTGGGCGTGGGCATCTGGTTCCCCAAGGGCGGCCTGTACGCCATTCCCCTCGCGCTGGAGCGGCTGGCCCGCGAGGAGGGCGTGCGCTTCCACTACGGCGCGCCGGTGGAGCGCATCCTCACCGACGGGGGGCGCACCACGGGCGTGCGCCTGGCGGGCGGCGAGGTGGTGGAGGCAGACGCGGTGCTGTGCAACGCGGACCTGCCCTACGCCTACGAGAAGCTGCTGGACCCTCAGGCCACCACGCTCAAGCGCAAGGAGAAGCTGCGCTACACGTCCAGCGGCTACATGCTGTACCTGGGCATGAAGCGGAAGTACCCGGAGCTGGGGCACCACAACGTGGTGTTCGGCCGGGACTACAAGGGCTCCTTCGACGACATCTTCGAGCGCTTCCGAGTGCCGGAAGACCCCAGCTTCTACGTCAACGCGCCCACGCGCACCGATGCGTCGCTGGCGCCCGAGGGCAAGGACGCCCTCTACGTGCTGGTGCCGGTGCCGCACCAGAACCCGGGCGTGGACTGGAAGCAGGAGGGCCCGAAGGTGCGGGCCAAGGTCTTCGCACGGCTGGCGGAGCTGGGCTTCCCGGACCTCGAGTCGGACATCGAGGTGGAGCGCATCTTCACCCCGGACGACTGGGCGTCCACCTTCAACCTGGCGCGCGGCAGCGCCTTCGGCCTGGCGCAGAACTTCACGCAGATTGGTCCCTTCCGCCCGGCCAACCAGGACGCGCGCGTGAAGAACCTCTTCTTCGTGGGGGCCTCCACGCAGCCGGGGACGGGGCTGCCCACGGTGCTCATCTCCGCGCGGCTCGTCACCGAGCGGCTGCTCACCTGGGCCCGGGACGCGGGCGTGTCGCTGGCCCCGCGCGCGGGCGAGCCCGCGAAGCTGGAAGAGGTGGCGGCATGA
- a CDS encoding SMP-30/gluconolactonase/LRE family protein, with product MNAPTLRSALLFLLLSAPACRTTAPTAPAAQVPAPAADPLLQGLTQLSKADPENRVLLYAVASRHAERGEGAQALQWLQKLDALQWDHAPEPKDFKAWSATPEFREVAGRIAAREAKVFASEPAFTLSERDFIPEGIAWDSETGTFFIGSIRLRKVVAVEKDGRVRDFIPEARDGLWSVLGLKVDATRRHLWVASQAAAGGKGIAEAERGRTGLFQYDLRTGALLRKVTLDGQPGAHLLNDLAISANGDVFVTDSEAGGVRVLRAGAGSLTPLVPERTLIYPNGIALSEDGARLYVAHYTGLVRVDPASGAVTRVKAPAGATLGGVDGLSAHGSSLVAVQSGIGRGRIVRFHLGGDADQVERVEVLEGSNPLFDTPTTGTVAGGHFVYIANSYVRDVGPDGALPPLERLRPPVLLRVALGK from the coding sequence ATGAACGCCCCGACGCTCCGAAGCGCGCTCCTGTTCCTGCTCCTCTCCGCCCCCGCTTGCCGCACCACGGCGCCCACCGCGCCCGCCGCGCAGGTGCCCGCGCCCGCGGCCGACCCCCTCCTCCAGGGACTCACGCAGCTGTCGAAGGCCGACCCGGAGAACCGGGTGCTGCTCTATGCCGTGGCCTCGCGCCACGCCGAGCGCGGCGAAGGCGCCCAGGCCCTGCAGTGGCTCCAGAAGCTGGACGCCCTGCAATGGGACCACGCGCCGGAGCCCAAGGACTTCAAGGCCTGGAGCGCCACGCCGGAGTTCCGCGAGGTGGCCGGCCGCATCGCCGCTCGCGAGGCGAAGGTGTTCGCCAGCGAGCCGGCCTTCACCCTCTCCGAGCGCGACTTCATCCCCGAGGGCATTGCCTGGGACTCGGAGACAGGCACCTTCTTCATCGGCAGCATCCGCCTGCGCAAGGTGGTCGCGGTGGAGAAGGACGGCCGTGTGCGCGACTTCATCCCCGAGGCGCGTGATGGCCTCTGGAGTGTGCTCGGCCTGAAGGTGGACGCCACGCGCCGGCACCTCTGGGTGGCCAGTCAGGCCGCCGCCGGAGGGAAGGGCATCGCCGAGGCGGAGCGCGGGCGCACCGGCCTCTTCCAGTACGACCTGCGCACCGGCGCGCTACTGCGCAAGGTGACGCTGGATGGCCAGCCAGGGGCGCACCTGCTCAACGACCTGGCCATCAGCGCCAACGGAGACGTCTTCGTCACCGACAGCGAGGCCGGCGGAGTCCGGGTGCTCCGCGCGGGCGCCGGGTCGCTCACGCCGCTGGTGCCCGAGAGGACGCTCATCTACCCCAACGGCATCGCCCTCTCGGAGGACGGCGCGCGGCTGTACGTGGCGCACTACACGGGCCTCGTGCGCGTGGACCCGGCGTCTGGCGCCGTGACGCGCGTGAAGGCTCCGGCCGGAGCGACGCTGGGCGGCGTGGACGGGCTCTCCGCGCATGGCTCCTCCCTGGTCGCCGTGCAGAGCGGCATCGGCCGGGGGCGCATCGTCCGCTTCCACCTGGGCGGGGACGCGGATCAGGTGGAGCGAGTGGAGGTGCTCGAGGGCAGCAACCCGCTCTTCGACACGCCCACCACCGGCACCGTGGCGGGCGGGCACTTCGTCTACATCGCCAACAGCTACGTGCGTGACGTGGGCCCCGACGGAGCGCTGCCGCCGCTGGAGCGCCTGCGCCCGCCCGTGCTGCTGCGCGTGGCGCTCGGCAAGTAG